The sequence CCACGAACATTAGCATCAGGATGCTTTGCGAGAATTGAACAAACTTCAATAGCCTCATCAATGTTGGCCTCATTGAGAGAAATGGCAACAACCAAATGAAGCAATTCGTTTGGTTGATTGCGATTCAATGCAGCTAGGGTTGAGTCTGATGCCATGCCAAAGATTGCCTAACGTTAAGTAGACGTCCTATTTGACGTGATTAATCACGTCATTGTGACGCATAAAATGAATGACTGTTTCTGTAGGGCTTTGATTTAAAAGGATGTATCGTTTCGTGGGCGCGTTAGACATCCTAATAGATTGTGCAAAGCCGTCAAGATTATGAGGCCAACCCGTAGGTTCTCACCGAGGTAGTCTTGAGACCGTGCTCCACAGACCTCAAAGCCCAAATGTACTTGTGCTGGGCAGTGTAGGCATCATCCAAATGGGTGAGACGGAGGGACTTTGGGTAGCCGAGCGCTAAAGCGTGAAACACTGTTAAGCCATGTTTCCTGATCTGGACCGTGACAGTTCTAGACGGGTATTGGCGAGCGAGGGCGGGTAATATTGATAAAAAAACAATGAGTTAGATCGAGCTTGTAATCAGCAGGTCATCCGTTCGATTCGGATAGTCGGCACCAAACCAGACAAAGGCTTAGCCCTCCGGGCTAGGCCTTTGTTGCATTCTGGCGTTGTGAAAGTGGGCCCGTCGGCCTACCGGGTTGGCTTGATGCTGTGTCTAGCCGAGCACCGCCTCTGCCATGCCCGCGTAGAGGGGGATGCCGAGTAGGATGTTGAGCGGGAAGGTAATACCCAGCGACATGCCGATATAGAGCGAGGGGCTGGCTTCGGGGATGGCGACGCGCAGGGCGGCCGGCACGGCAATGTAGGAGGCGCTGGCGGCAAGCACCATCAGCAGGGCGGCATTGCCGGCCTCGACACCCAGCAGGGCGGCGAGCAGCAAGGCGAGGGTGGCGTGGGCCAGGGGGGCGGCAATCGCATAAGCCGCGAGCCAGGGCGAGCTTTGGCGCAGTTGGGGCAGTTGGCGCGCAGCCAGCAAACCCATGTCCAACAGGAAGAACGCCAGCATGCCTTTGAACAGGTCGCCAGAAAAAGGCTGCATGGCGGCTTTGCCGGCGTCGCCGGTCAGCAGGCCTACCACCATGGCACCGATCAGCAAGAGCTGAGCGCCATCCGTCAGCGACTCATGCAGTAGCTTGCCAATCGCAGGGCGCGGTCCGGGTGTGGTGGCCAGTGCCGCGACACCGTTCCCCATGGTGGCAAGCTGGGCCTGCTGACGCAGTTGATTGGCGAGGATCACGGCCAGGATGATGGCTGGCGACTCCATCAGCGCCATGGCGGCGGCCATGTGACCACCGTATTCGATACCTCTGTTATCCAGGAACTGGGTGGCCGTGATGAAGGTCACCGCGCTCACCGAGCCGTAGGTGGCGGCAATGGCGGCGGCATCCAGTGGTGCCACGCGTCGCTTGAGCACCGTGTAGCCGACAAGCGGGATGATCACGGCCAGCGCAATGGCAATCAGCAGGCTGCGGACGACTTCCACCGTGAGCCCGGTCTGCGCGAGCGCGAACCCGCCTTTGAGACCCAGCGCCATCAGCAGATACAGAGACAGAAACCGGGAGATAGCGGGGGGGATTTCCAGATTGGATTTCAGCAAGCCAGCCAGCACGCCGAAGATGAAGAACAAGATGGCGGGATCCAGCAGGTTTTGCATACGAGCGCTCCAATCGAGGAATGGGCGGCATGCTAAGCGGCCTTTGGAATCATGTAAAATCGATATTAATGTTTGTTTTCATAGATAAAAGATTATGAACGTCACTTTCCGGCAGCTGCAGCTGTTCCTGGCTTTGGCGGAGCACGGCAGTATCAGCGCGGCGGCCAAAGCGTGTCATGTAACCCAGCCTACGGTGTCCATGCAGCTACGCGAGCTGTCTGAAAGTGTGGGCCTGCCGCTTTATGAGGTCGTCGGCAAGCGCATCTCCTTGACGGAGGCCGGGCACCAGCTGGTGGAGACGGCGCAAACCATGCAGCGGGCTTGGCGGGAGTTCGGCGAGCAGATCGATCAGATGCAGGGCTTGCAGCGTGGGCGGCTCAAGGTGGCGGTGGTGAGTACGGCCAAGTATTTCGTGCCCGCTCTGCTGGGCGCGCTATGCCGGGCGCATCCAGCGGTGGATGTCAGCCTCTCGGTCCTGAATCGGGATGGCGTCTTGGGCAGGCTAACCCGTAATGAAGACGATCTGTACATCATGTCCCAGCCACCACAGGATGCGGAGATCATGGCCGAGGCCTTCCTGAGCAATCCGCTGGTGCTGATTGCGGCCCGCGATCATCCGCTTGCCGGGCGCGGTGCGACAGATCTGAATGCCTTGCGGCAGGAGCGATTCATTCTGCGCGAGCCGGGTTCCGGTACACGCCGTGCGGTAGACAAACATTTCGCTGCGCTGGGTTTTGATCCCTCCATCCGCATGGAGTTGGGCAGCAACGAGGCGATCAAGCACTCCGTGGCGGCAGGACTGGGCCTGGCCGTGTTGTCACGCCATGCACTCCATAGTGATCCCGCCTTGGATGGTCTGGCTATCTTGCCGGTGGCACAGTTTCCGATCGAAGCGAACTGGTACATCGTGCACCTCAAGGGCAAACGCCTGTCACCGATCGCAACCGAGTTTCTGGCGCATTTGCGCGAATATGCGAGTGGCTTGCCCGGTGGCGCAGCGGTGCTGCCTTAGTCTGGCCGTGGCGTGGTGCCGGGCATGGTGGGCATGCATGGCAGCTGGTGTTTTGGCTCAAGGCACTAGCAAGCGCCCATCACTGACGTGCCACTGGCGATCGCAAGCCGCGGCAATCTCGGGATCATGGGTGCTGATCAGGAAGGTGGTGCCTTCCTGCTGGTTGATCTGACGCAGCAGGGACATCACATTCCGGCTGTTTTCGCGATCCAGATTACCGGTGGGCTCATCGCCAAAAACCAGTAGCGGTGAAGCAACCAGAGCGCGAGCAATGGCGACGCGCTGTTTTTGCCCGCCAGATAGCTGCCCGGCGGGACGCCTGGCCATGTCGGCCAGCCCCACGGCCGCCAGCAGATCGCCCGCGCGTTGGCGCAGGGCAGGGTGCAGGCCGCCTTCCACCGTAGCCAGTGGGAAGGCCACGTTCTCCAGTGCGGAAAAGTCCGGGAGCAGGTGGTGGAACTGGAAAACAAAGCCCATCTTTCGCAGGCGTATACGTGCGCGCTCGGTCTCTGTCAGGGTATCGACACGCTGGCCATCGATGTGCAGCTCGCCTTCACTGGCCCGTTGCAGCAAGCCCAGTATCCCCAGTAGCGTGGACTTGCCGCTGCCCGAAGGGCCAAGCAGGGCCACCATGTCCCCTCGCTGGAGTGTTACGTCGATGCCCTTGAGCACGGTGGTGTCACTCTCGCCATCCCGGTAACGCTTGATGAGGCCTTGGGCAGTCAGGATCGTCGAAGTCATGTGCCGATGGCCTCCAGAGGATCGAGCTTTGCAGCGCGCCAGGCAGGCAAGGTCGCGGCCAGTGCACCGATGACCACGGCGGCGCTGATCACGATGAGGTAACCACCTTGTTGAGGGTCGATCGGGAGTGCTTGCGTGCCATCGGCACGCTTGAGCGTGGCCAGAAAGCTGCTGAATCCCCAACCCACCAGCGCGCCGCTTACGCCCCCCAGCCAGCCTATCCAGATCCCCTGTTGCAGGAAGACACTGAAGACAAAGCGCCGGGGCACGCCCGCGCTGCGCATGATGCCGATCTCGGCCTTGCGCTTCTGGGTAGACAACAAGAGGCTGGACGCAATGACGAGCAGCATGGTGAGCAGGGAAAATGTCTGGATCATGCGCCCCGTATTGCCTTGTGCCGTGAGCGCCTGCTTGAGCTGGGTGTTCTTCTCGGTCCAGTCGTAGACCTTGAGACCCGTTTCGCGACGGAGTTGTGCGGCCAGCACGGGCGCGGCTGCGGGGTCCGCGAGCTTGAGCTGGATGCGGCTGATGCCGTTATCGAGCCCGGCCAGTACGCGGGCATTGCGCAAGTGCAAATAAACGATCCGTTCATCCACGGACGAGATCCCCAGCTTGAAGATGCCGGCAATCCGCAGGCGTACCGCCGTGTCGTTATCCCCCCGCAGGGTAAGCACGCTACCGGGGCGGAGCCGGAGCTTGTTGGCGAGATCGCGGCCGATCAGCACCTCGCCGACCGACAGCGTAGCCTTGCCTTCTTGCAGGGTACCTGCCAGATCGGCAATCAGGGATGCGCGTTCCGGCAACACGCCGATATAACTCACCGGGCTGGATGCGCCGCTACGGCGCACGAAGCCAGCGCCGGTGACCTCGGGCGAGGTGCCGATCACGCCGGGCAAAGCATCAAGCCGTGCTGACAGGGCTGTCCATTCGCGAATCTGCGGGCGTTCTAGTTCAAGCACCTGCTCCGCCAGCAACTGGGTCGCCGTCGAGCCGGGCTCGGTCCAGTCCGCACGGATGCCTGCGGGCTCACGTTCCAGCGTGATGTGCGCGATATTACCGATGGTCTGGCGTGTCAGTGTGGTGGCCAAGCCATTGATCAGGCTGGTGATGAACACGAAGGCCAGCACCGCAACGCCAACGCCGGCGAGCAAAAGCGCCGTTTGCAGCGGAGACGACCACAGGTAGCGCAGTGCCACCCGGGTAGAGAAGGGCATCATTCCGTCACCACGCCGCGCAATGGCGGTGCAGGCACTGCACGGGGAGACAGGACCAGTTGCTCGCCGGCACGCAGGCCAGCCAGAACCGCCACACGCTCGGCTGGCCAATCCCGGAAGCGGATCGTGCGCCTTACGGCTTTATCGCCCTGCAATACCAGCACTTCCCCCGTACCCTGCGCGGCAGCCTGAGCGGTGCTGCCCGAGAGCAGCGCGGAACGGGGAATCGTGATGCTGTCCGGCAGCGTAGCGACACGGATGATCAGGTCCATGCTGCGGCCAATGGGTGCAGCCAATGACTGCTTGGGCGTGATGCGGACCAGTCGGCCACCGGTGGCCGTGTCCACGTCCGGGGCCAGATAGGAAACCGACCCATCCAGTTGCTTATCCTGCCAGCGTATCTTGGCGGCCATGCCGGGGCGCAACTGGTCGGCGATGGCTTCGTCGATATCGGCTTCCAGCAACTGGGTATGCGGGCTGGCCAGCTCCATGATGCCGTTACGACCATCCACGATGGCACCGGGATCGGCTAGCCGACGCAGCACGATCCCGTCCATCGGGGCGAGAATCCGTGTCTCTTGTTGCTTTGCAACGGTTTCGCGCGTTCCGGCGGTGCTGGCTGCAAGCGCGGCGCGTGCCTGGGCGAGCTCCGACTCGCGTCGTGCCAGCGCGGCATCGGACAGGAATCCTTGCTGCTGCAGGCGACGCTCTCGCGCCAGATCCTGCTCAAGCTGGGCTACCTGCGCAGCAGCCTGATTGCGCAAGGCGCGGGCCTGCTCGTTCTGTGCGGACAGGGCGAGTACGCTGACGGTGGCCAGCAGCTGCCCTGATTTCACCATGGCGCCTTCCTCGGCATGCAGGGCCTCGACCCGGCTGCTGAGCAGCGGCGCCACAGTCACCCGATCCTGCGCCTGCAGCCGGCCGGTCAGGCCCAGATCCAGATTGACTTCACTGGGGCGCAGCACCTCAATCGGCACCGGTTTGGGTTGGGCCGCACGTTGCCAGACGAGGACCGCAGCCAGCGCAAGCAGCAAACAGCCGATACCGATGTAGTGTCTCTTTTGCATAAAACACCTTTACGTATAATACAATTATTGTACGTCAAAACGATTCAGGGTGCGCAAGCCGTGGCTGGGCGCGAGAGGGGCAAGCATGGCACCGTTGCACGTGGTCTGGTTCAAGCGTGACTTGCGGGTTCGCGATCATTGGCCGCTATACCGCGCCATGCAAGCCGGTCAGGTGATTGCACTGTACGGTGAGGAGCCCGCCCTGCGTGCGCTGCCGGATTTTTCGGATCGGCATCGGCTGTTCATCGACCAGAGTCTGGCCGAGCTGGCGCATGACTTGTCCCGCTTAGGCGTTCCTTTGTTCAGGTGGGCCGGCGAGGTGGTGGATGCCCTGCAGGTTTTGCGCGCGTGCCATCCGCTAGCGGGTTTGTGGAGTCATGAGGAAACCGGCAATCTCGCCAGCTATGCCCGTGACCGGGCAGTCGGGCGCTGGTGCCGTGACCAAGGTGTGCCCTGGCAGGAGATCCCGCAGTTCGGCGTGGTGCGTCGTCTGGCCAGTCGCGATGACTGGCACGCGCACTGGTCCGCCTTCATGGCCTCCCCGATCGCGCCACTACCGCCGCCGCAAGCAACGCCGCTGCTGGTGCTGCACGACGATACCCGCTGGCAGCGGGTCCAGCCTCAGGCGGCACGGCTGGAGACTGCCGCCCAGCCCGGTGGTCGTCGTGCTGCGGTCGGTGTACTGACCGATTTTCTGACCGCGCGTTGCCAGCAATATCGCGGCGGCATCTCCAGTCCGCTGCGCGCTCCCACCGCGTGTTCACGCTTATCGCCATATCTTGCCTGGGGCAACCTGTCGGTACGCGAGGTCCTGCAGGCAACCCGTCGTCAGGCCCTGGCCTTGGGTGAATCGGCTGAGCACGCCCAGGCATGTGTGTCTTTGCGTCAGTTTGAATCCCGCTTGCATTGGCACTGCCATTTCATCCAGAAGCTGGAAATGGCACCCGCGCTGGAACAGCATTGCCTGCATCCGGGCTACGAGGGTCTGCGTGAACCCGGCTTGGCGGGTCCGCACTATGCTTCCTGGGCTGCGGGAGAGACAGGCTACCCACTGGTGGATGCCTGCATGGCCATGCTGACCCGGACAGGGTGGTTGAACTTCCGCATGCGCGCCATGCTGGTCAGCTTTGCCAGTTACAACCTCTGGCTCCATTGGCAGGCGCCTGCGTGGCACTTGGCGCGTCTGTTCACCGATTACGAGCCGGGTATCCACTACCCGCAGATACAGATGCAATCAGGGGTCACCGGTATCAATGCCTTGCGCATCTATAACCCCATCAAGCAGGCCCAGGATCATGATCCGCACGGTCATTTTGTCCGCCGCTGGCTACCGGCATTGCGCCGTGTGCCGGATGCGTGGCTGTTCCAGCCCTGGTTGATGCCGGCATCGTTACAACGCCAAGTGGGGTTTCGCCTTGATGTGGACTACCCCGCACCGATAGTGGACTTCGATCAAAGCTACCGCGAAGCCAAGGCACGGTTTGCCCTGTGGCGACAGCAGCCGGGGATGCGTGAGATGGCCCGGCAGGTGTACGAGCGTCACGGTAGCCGGGCCAAGCAGCCCGTGCGTACTGCGCCGCGCGCCGCTTCCGGGCGCCAGTTGGGTCTGTTTCCCGAGGGAGGCAAGTCATGAAAATGCGCAAGAAGTCGATGCTGCCTACCAAGCTGTGTGTTGCCTGTGCCCGACCGTTCAGCTGGCGCAAGAAGTGGGCTGCCGTATGGGATGAGGTCCGGTATTGCTCCGAACGCTGTCGACATGCGCGAAAAGGGGGCTGACATGACACGACGAATCTGGTGGGTGCGCCGTGATGCCCGACTCCATGATCAGCATTGCCTGGCGGATGCCGCTGATCTGAGCGCCCTGCTGCCGGTGGTGGTGCTCGACGATACGGCGATACAGCCCGTCAGCATTGACGGGGTCAACCTGGGTTTTACCCGCCGCAGTGTGCGAGCCCAGCAATTCGTGCTGTCGGGCTGGCAGGCGCTGCGGTCGGCGTTGCGCGCACGCGGGAGTGATCTGCTGGTGTTACGCGGCCAGCCTGCCGTGTGCCTGGCTGAGCTGGCAAAGGTCTGGCGTGCGGATGAACTGGTGTGCAGTGAAGCCCAGGGCACCGAGGAGGCCGCCCAAGCGCAGGCACTGGCGTCGGCGCTGGCCGCCCGGGGCGTGGCGTTCAAATCGATCTGGCAGCACACCTTGCTGGCACCGTCGCAGTTGCCGTTCAGGCTCGACGACTTGCCGCGCGTTTTTACCGTGTTTCGTCAGGCGCTGGATCGGCAAGGCTGGGCAGCCGTGCCGCCACTGCCGGCGCCCAGCTGTCTGCCGCTGTGTGACCTGCATCCGGTACCCGGTCAGGTGTCCTTGCCGCACCCGGTTGAGCTGGATACCGATGTGCGGAGTGTCTTTCCCTTTGCGGCAGGGGAGTCCGCCGCCCTGCAACGCATGACCGACTATCTGTTCGGGTCGCAAGCAGTGCGGCATTACAAGGACAGCCGCAATGGCTTCATGGGGACGGACTATTCCAGCAAGTTTTCTCCCTGGCTGGCGCAGGGGCAGCTGAGTCCGCGTACTTTGCTGGCGGCCATTGAGACCCATATGGCCCAAGCGGGCCGGCATGAATCGGCCGAGTGGCTGGTGTTCGAATTGTTGTGGCGCGATTTCTTTGCCTGGAGTGCTGCGCGTCATGGTCGCCGTCTGTTCACGGTCACGGGCATGCAAGGTCAAACGCGGAACTGGCGCCATGACCTGAGCGATTTTGCGCACTGGTGTCAGGGGCAAACCGGTGATGCCCTGGTGGATGCAGGGCAGCTGGAACTCATCACTACCGGCTACATCGGCAACCGCGCGCGCCAGAACATGGCCAGTTATCTGATCCATGATCTGGGTATAGATTGGCGTTGGGGAGCGGCCTGGTTCGAGCACCATTTGCTCGACTACGACCCGGCCAGCAATTATGGCAACTGGCAATACTTGGCCGGTGTGGGCAATGATCCCCGCGCGGTGCGCCGCTTTGATACCCGTGCGCAGGCCCGGCGCTATGATCCGGAAGCCGCCTACCGGCAGACTTGGCTGTGCCATGAGTGAGCTGCGACTGATTCTGGGCGATCAGCTTAACGCTGGGCATAGCTGGTTCCGCCAGCGCGATCCCGCGGTCTGCTATCTCCTGATGGAGGTGCGCAGCGAGACGGACTATGTGCGCCACCATGCGCAAAAGGTGCTGGCGATCTTCGCCGCTATGCGCCGGTTTGCCGCGGCACTGGAACAGGCTGGCCACCGCGTGCAGTACCTGCGGATTGATGATCCGGCCAACCGCCAGAGCCTCGCCGCCAATGTGCAGGCGTGCCTGGCGTCGGGTGTGTTTTCCTGCTGGTCACGCATGCAAGCCGATGAATGGCGTGTGGAGTCGGCGCTGCAGTCACTCCAGACAGACTTGGCGCTGCCTTGCGATGTGGTGGACAGCGAGCACTTCCTTAACGCCCGCGATGCGCTGGCCAGCGCATTCCGGCAGCGCGTACCGCGCATGGAGACCTTCTACCGCGCCGAACGCCAGCGCTGGCAGTGCTTGCTGGAACCGGATGGCACCCCTATGGGCGGGCGCTGGAACTTCGATACGGAAAACCGTGCCCGCTGGCAGGGAGAACCGGCGGCGGTGGACTGGCCACAGGGTGGCCACGATCTGCGTGATCTCTGGGCGACCATTCGGCAAAGCGGCATCCAGACCTTGGGCGAGCCAGATGCCGAACACTGCCGCTGGCCGCTCACACGCCGTGAGGCGCGCACTTGGCTGCAGCACTTCATTACCCACGCCTTGCCGCATTTTGGGCGCTTTCAGGATGCCATGAGCACGCGCTCATCGACCCTGTTTCATTCCGGTTTGAGCTTTGCCTTGAATATCAAGCTGCTGAATCCGCGTGAAGTGATTGAAGCGGCGGTTGGCGCCTATCTGGCGGGCAAGGTCGCACTGCCCAGTTGCGAGGGCTTTGTCCGGCAGATTCTGGGCTGGCGGGAATATGTGCGAGGGGTTTATTGGGCCAGGATGCCCGATTACCGCACGCTCAATGTGCTGGGCGCGCAGCGGCCGCTGCCGGGCTGGTTCTGGACCGGTGAGACCCAGATGGCCTGTTTACGGGAAGCCATTACACAATCGCTGCAGACGGCCTATGCGCACCATATCCAGCGACTGATGGTCACAGGGAACTTTGCCATGCTGGCCGGCTGCCATCCGGACGAGGTGGATGCCTGGTATCTGGGGATCTATATCGATGCGTTTGAGTGGGTGGAGCTTCCCAACACCCGCGGCATGAGCCAGTTTGCCGATGGCGGCATCGTGGGCAGCAAGCCCTACTGCGGGTCGGCCAGTTACATGAGCAAGCAGTCGGACTACTGCGGCTCATGCTACTACGCCGCGCGTGACCGCCATGGCGAGCGGGCCTGCCCCTTGAACAGCCTGTATTGGCATTTTCATGCCCGCCACGCTGATCGTCTGAGCCGCAATCCCCGTCTGGCCATGCCCTATGCCGTGTGGCGCAAGCTGCCAGAAACGGAACAGCAAGCCACCTTGAAGCAAGCCGAGTTCTACCTGAGCCGGATCGAGACGCTCTGAGGCGCGGCGGCGGGCAACCCTCACGGTAACCCGTCGCCTCCTCATCGTTGCTGGCTGGGTGACTTACAGGACTTTCTTGATGTCCTGATAATGACCGCGGGTCTCCAGCGTCACCGTGACCGGTGCCGAACCCCGGTTGCGCCAGAACCAGCCATGGTGCCCATCGAACGCGGCCTCCAGCATGCCAGCCTCGCCCGCTGATCCTTTGCCCTTGCCGTAGCCGTGGTACTTGATCGTCTGGCCTTGGTCGCCATGGGTGTCGTAGTTCACCACGCCACCCTGCACCTGCCAGCGGAAGTCGATGCGATCGCCCTTGTTCATGGCCAGCTTGATCTCGGTGGCCTCATTGGGCTTCAGCGTCACCGTCATTTGATCCTGGCGCGTGCCTGCGTCCGGTGTGGCGACCTCTGCTGTGACTGGGCCGGCCGGTGCCGGCGCAGGCACGGCCGGCGCAACGGCCTCTGCCGTACTGGCACCCGTCGCTTCGGCTGCCAGCTGGGTCTTGATCTCGCCCATCCGGGTCAGTCCCAGGGACTGGCCGATGCCGGTGGGGTCGATGGCATATTCGGCGGGCAGGACTACGGTGATCAGCAGTACCGCAGCGATGACGATAGCAGCCAGGGTTGACTGGATCAGTTGCCGGCTGCTGGGTAGCTCGGCGCGGCTGGGCATATCCGTGTTGTACATGGTGTTTCCTCTGGGTTCAGGCGACGAAGTAGCCGGTGAGCTGCATCCCCACGAGGATGAAGCCGGCACACATCATGGCGATATTGGCGGTGTAGGCATGGCGCAGGAAACTGTCGGTCCGGCGCCAGTAGCTCATCAGGATGAGAATGGCTGACAGGGCAAGCAGCTGGCCGATCTCCACACCGACATTGAATGCCAGCAGGTTCGGCAACAGACCATCGCGCGCGATCTCGTACTCCTGAACCTTGGTGGCCAACCCCAGGCCATGAAACAGGCCGAAGATCAGCGTGGCGGTGGCGGTATCCGGCTGGTATCCGAACCAGCGCTGGAACGTGCCGACGTTATCCAGCGCTTTGTACACGACGGACAAACCGATGATCGCGTCGATCAGGTAGCCACTGATACCTATACCGAAGTACACCCCCAGCAACATGATGGTCGAGTGCCCGATGGCGAACAGGCTCACATACAGCCCGATATCGCGTAGCCGGTAGAGAAAGAAAATGACACCGAAGAGAAACAGCAGATGGTCATAACCGGTGACCATGTGCTTGGCACCCAGATAAGCAAAGGGCAACAGATGTACACCCGTGATTTCCTGGATATAGCCCTTGTCGCCGTCAGCCACGCCATGAGCCATGGCTGCCCCGCTGAGCCATAGCAGGCAGCAGAGCGCCCAGAGCACGCGGCCCGGGCTCAAGCCGGGCACGGCGCGCAAAGCCTCCGCGCCGGCAGCCGTGATCGTTCTATACATGATGGTTGATCCTGTTCTTGATTGAATGGAGGGCTGCGCATGTAGCCCGGCATCTCAAGCAAGTCAGGTTCTGGGTGGGCGCTCGAACGGGGCGGGTGGTGCGGCGATCAGGGAGAAGTGATACGGGAACTGCCGCAGCGTGGCGGCCTGGATACCCGGTATGACAAAGGTAGGCAGCATCTTGCCGGGATCGTGGGAGTGATCAGCGCCGTGTGTATGCGTGTAGCCCGAGTCGTCATGTGCAGGGTGGTGAGCATGATCGTGGAGGTGCACGTGCTCATGCACTGCAGCCGGATGCGCAGTATGCGCCACGCTGCCATGAGCAAGGCCAGCGATCAGTGGCACAAGCATCATGGCCCAGAGCAGCAGGGCGGGCAGCAATTGACGCGGGATGGATTTCATAAGGCAAACAGGACAAGTCGCACCAGTTTGCCGTGGATCATGAATGCCTGACAACTGCAGGTGCACCTGGCCGGCGGTAGGGCTGCGCCCGCTACTTTATCTGCACGGTCACCCCTTGCTTGAGGCAATGCACACTCGCCAGTTCGGTGGCGGATAGTGCCGCCAAGCGCGCGCGGTCATCGATCCGTACGCCCCACACGCGCTGGGTAGGCCCAGCGACGCGTCCCGAAAGCACGATGGCGGAGCGGGTGGATTCTCCCGGCAAGCTGCAGCGAGCCAAACGCGCATGGGCCGGCAGGGTGGGGAGGTCCTGGCTTTCTGTCAGGGCATAGCGTGCTGCCTTGCCGGGTAGCTGTGCAATCTGCCGGGCATACACGGCAACGTGTTGTGCCCCTTTAGCCAGAATCAGCATATCGCCAGCGCTGGGGGTGTGCGCAAGCTGATACACCAGACGCCAATGTTCTCCCAATTGCACAGGTGCGACGAAGGCGCGAACGTACTCCACGCCTTGCAGCTCTGCCCGCAGTGGCGGTGTCTCGGTTTCGGTCACCGGCGCTGTGCTGTCGATGGGTGTTGAGACCACTGGGGGCTCGCCTTGCAGCGCATGCACGGGCGCTGTCAGGATCGTGAGTACGGTCAGGCAGGCCAGCCATATGGACTGGCGGGCAATCGGCGCGGTCTGCCATGGCGTCGGGTCAGCGAGTGTGATCATGCTGTTACCCTCATGCCGCCGGTGCTTGCCTGAACCTGTGGGCCCAGCTCGCCCAGGTGCGTGAGGGGCAAGCCGGCCATGCGCACCAGTGGGGAACGGGGGCGGTAGGCGAACCCTTGGTGCACGCTGCGGATCAGGCAGATATCGTTGTCACCGTCACCGACCATCAGGGAGTGCCGGAACGGCATGCCGCTAAAGTCTTCAAGATGGACCAGCACATTCCGCTTGCAGATGGGGTGTGCCATGCAGCCTTGTTCGTGACGGAACAGGTCATTGATGCGAATCTCGCCCGTCGCCTCGCCGTTACTGAAACTCAGCACATGTGCTACCGCGAAATCAGCAAAAACCCGTTTGCGGACAATGTCTGCGGCGATGAAATAGCTGTCTGTCACCAATCCTACGCGGTAACCCTGCCGCCGTAGGGCCACCACGGCTTCCACGGCGCCGGCTTGCAGCGGGATCGATTTGGCGACCTTGACGAACAAGTCCTTGGGTACGCCTTGGAGTGCGCGAGCGATGCTGGCGGTGCGCGTGGCTGCATCCAGTTCGTGATGATCCAGTAGCTCGGCTAGCACCTTGTCCAACCCGGCTGCCGCGGCGAGATGCTCGATGAAACGACCTTCGAGCAAGGTGCCATCCATGTCGAATAGCGCCAGTTTTCCGCCGGGCTCAATGGCGTGGGCGATCACCTCGATCTCCGCACTGAGCTGCCGCTCATGTTCCATGATCTCGAGCAGCAGCTCGGGTTTGAGCCGGCCCACCATCTCAGCCCGACGCAGGATCGCCCGGCTGACCTCGATCGCCATCTTGCCGAGCTGATCCAGCGGCTTGCTGTCGTGCTCCACCAGGCCCACATCCACCTCCACCACAGCGGCACCCATGAAGTGGGCGTCGATCAGCAGCCCCACATCCACCC comes from Chitinimonas sp. BJYL2 and encodes:
- a CDS encoding HAD-IB family phosphatase, producing MLTVAIPALNEAENIQTVIRFALTHPAVTKVVVVDDGSIDDTVMLARAAGAHVITSTLLGKGPSMRDALTEVHTDFVLYLDADMRRLDPALIDRMLAPLHGGADFVKARFSRASGRVTELTARPLLKTLFPELSAYGQPLGGIMAARTELLTRLHFEDDFGVDVGLLIDAHFMGAAVVEVDVGLVEHDSKPLDQLGKMAIEVSRAILRRAEMVGRLKPELLLEIMEHERQLSAEIEVIAHAIEPGGKLALFDMDGTLLEGRFIEHLAAAAGLDKVLAELLDHHELDAATRTASIARALQGVPKDLFVKVAKSIPLQAGAVEAVVALRRQGYRVGLVTDSYFIAADIVRKRVFADFAVAHVLSFSNGEATGEIRINDLFRHEQGCMAHPICKRNVLVHLEDFSGMPFRHSLMVGDGDNDICLIRSVHQGFAYRPRSPLVRMAGLPLTHLGELGPQVQASTGGMRVTA